One Corynebacterium yudongzhengii DNA window includes the following coding sequences:
- the proB gene encoding glutamate 5-kinase has product MSNSKAATKFDTHEDLRRHIAGAKRIVVKLGSSSVTKESGGVDRVAMDHYSEALEKRMADDTDLILVSSGAVATGMDPLDLNVRPRDLATKQAAAAVGQVELARHWSDSFRRYNRCVAQVLLTAGDAGVRDRARNIQRTLDRLRQLKTVPIVNENDTVATSEFRFGDNDRLAAIVAHLISADALILLSDVDGLYDRNPSDPEAKFIPEVRSGHDLADVSAGDGGRLGTGGMASKVSAARLAARGGVPVLLTSAAKMDDALSTASCGTVFHTRPEKRLSAWKFWALYSADAEGILRIDAGASDVVTKGGASLLPVGITALEGEFHRGDIVEIIGPRGESIGRGEVQYESSELGSMIGKNTADLPEHLRRPVIHADYLSNYATRL; this is encoded by the coding sequence ATGTCCAACAGCAAAGCTGCAACCAAGTTCGACACGCACGAGGATCTGCGTCGCCATATCGCGGGGGCGAAGCGGATCGTCGTGAAGCTCGGGTCGTCGTCCGTCACCAAGGAATCCGGGGGTGTCGATCGCGTCGCGATGGACCACTACTCCGAGGCGCTGGAAAAGCGCATGGCGGATGACACCGACTTGATCCTCGTCTCCTCCGGCGCCGTCGCCACCGGCATGGACCCGCTGGATCTCAACGTGCGCCCGCGCGATTTGGCCACGAAGCAGGCGGCCGCGGCCGTCGGCCAGGTCGAGCTCGCCCGCCACTGGTCGGACTCTTTCCGCCGCTACAACCGCTGTGTCGCCCAGGTGCTGCTGACCGCCGGCGACGCCGGCGTGCGCGACCGCGCCCGCAACATCCAGCGCACCCTCGATCGCCTGCGCCAGCTCAAGACCGTGCCGATTGTCAACGAGAACGACACCGTCGCCACCAGCGAGTTCCGCTTCGGCGACAACGACCGGCTCGCCGCCATCGTCGCCCACCTGATCAGCGCCGACGCCCTCATCCTGCTCTCTGATGTCGATGGTCTCTATGACCGCAACCCCTCCGATCCGGAGGCCAAGTTCATCCCCGAGGTCCGCTCCGGCCACGACCTCGCCGACGTCTCCGCTGGCGACGGCGGCCGCCTGGGCACCGGCGGCATGGCCTCGAAGGTCTCCGCCGCCCGCCTGGCCGCCCGCGGCGGCGTGCCGGTCCTTCTTACCTCCGCCGCCAAGATGGACGACGCGTTGTCCACCGCCTCCTGCGGCACCGTCTTCCACACCCGCCCGGAGAAGCGCCTGAGCGCCTGGAAGTTCTGGGCGCTCTACAGCGCGGACGCGGAGGGCATTTTGCGTATCGACGCCGGCGCCTCCGACGTCGTCACCAAGGGCGGCGCCTCGCTGCTGCCCGTGGGTATTACCGCCCTCGAGGGCGAGTTCCACCGCGGCGACATCGTCGAGATCATCGGGCCCCGCGGCGAGTCGATTGGGCGCGGCGAGGTGCAGTATGAATCCAGCGAGTTGGGCTCGATGATCGGCAAGAACACCGCCGATCTGCCGGAGCACTTGCGCCGCCCGGTCATCCACGCGGACTACCTGTCGAACTACGCCACGCGTCTATAA
- the obgE gene encoding GTPase ObgE — protein MAQFVDRTVLHLQAGHGGHGAASVAREKFKPLGGPDGGNGGHGGDIYLEVSEQVHTLLDFHYRPHIRAERGGNGAGDNRHGARGKDLVLEVPVGTVVRNEKGETLADLTVPGTRFLAAEGGFGGLGNAALATAKRKAPGFALKGEEGEAHDLILELKSMADVGLLGFPSAGKSSLISVLSAAKPKIADYPFTTLQPNLGVVNVGDDTYTIADVPGLIPGASAGKGLGHDFLRHIERTAVLAHIVDTASIEPGRDPFSDIDALEAELAAYQSELDEDTGLGDLKERPRVIVLNKADVPEAAELAEFVKEDLEEKYGWPVFIISAVTRQGLDSLKYALYEIVQKDRAARPQEERDDSHTVIRPAPAKRRGKAADFEVTEDPQEPGLYVVAGDKVERWIEQTDFDNDEAVGYLADRLKRLGVEDALFKAGAEEGASVAIGGIVFEWEPMTGGGDPTLAGRGRDARLERSTRISAAERKRASQVRRGLIDEYDYGDGQEADRERWQG, from the coding sequence ATGGCTCAGTTCGTCGATCGCACCGTCCTCCACCTGCAAGCAGGTCACGGAGGCCACGGCGCCGCGTCCGTCGCCCGCGAGAAGTTCAAGCCGCTCGGCGGGCCCGATGGCGGCAACGGCGGCCACGGCGGGGACATCTACCTCGAGGTCTCCGAGCAGGTCCATACCCTGCTGGACTTCCACTACCGGCCCCACATCCGCGCCGAGCGCGGCGGCAACGGCGCCGGCGACAACCGCCACGGCGCGCGCGGCAAGGACTTAGTTTTGGAGGTGCCCGTCGGCACCGTCGTGCGCAACGAGAAGGGCGAAACGCTCGCCGATCTCACGGTGCCGGGTACTCGTTTTCTCGCCGCCGAGGGCGGTTTCGGCGGCCTGGGTAACGCCGCGTTGGCGACGGCGAAGCGCAAAGCCCCCGGCTTCGCCCTCAAAGGCGAAGAAGGCGAGGCTCACGACCTCATCTTGGAGCTGAAGTCGATGGCCGACGTCGGGCTGCTCGGCTTCCCGTCGGCGGGGAAGTCCTCGCTCATCTCGGTGCTCTCCGCGGCGAAGCCGAAGATCGCGGACTACCCGTTTACCACCCTGCAGCCGAACCTCGGGGTGGTCAACGTCGGCGACGACACCTACACCATCGCCGATGTGCCCGGGCTGATCCCGGGGGCCTCTGCCGGCAAGGGACTCGGCCACGACTTCTTGCGCCACATCGAGCGCACGGCGGTGCTCGCGCACATCGTGGATACCGCGAGCATCGAGCCGGGCCGGGATCCCTTCAGCGATATCGACGCCCTCGAGGCCGAGCTCGCGGCCTACCAGAGCGAGCTCGACGAGGATACCGGCCTCGGCGACTTGAAGGAGCGCCCGCGGGTTATCGTGCTCAACAAGGCGGACGTGCCGGAGGCCGCGGAGCTCGCGGAGTTCGTGAAGGAAGATCTCGAGGAGAAGTACGGATGGCCGGTGTTCATCATCTCGGCCGTCACCCGCCAGGGCCTCGATAGCCTGAAGTACGCCCTCTACGAGATCGTGCAGAAAGATCGCGCCGCACGCCCCCAAGAAGAGCGTGATGACTCCCACACGGTCATCCGCCCCGCCCCGGCCAAGCGCCGCGGCAAGGCGGCCGACTTCGAGGTCACCGAGGACCCCCAAGAGCCGGGCCTATACGTCGTTGCCGGCGACAAGGTCGAGCGCTGGATCGAGCAGACCGACTTCGACAACGACGAGGCCGTCGGCTACCTCGCTGACCGGCTCAAGCGCCTCGGTGTCGAAGACGCCCTGTTCAAGGCCGGTGCCGAGGAAGGCGCGAGCGTCGCCATCGGCGGGATCGTCTTCGAGTGGGAGCCGATGACCGGTGGGGGAGATCCCACCCTGGCCGGGCGTGGACGCGACGCCCGCCTGGAGCGTTCCACCCGCATCTCCGCCGCCGAGCGCAAGCGCGCCTCCCAGGTCAGACGTGGTCTTATCGACGAGTACGACTACGGCGATGGCCAGGAGGCCGACCGCGAGAGGTGGCAGGGGTAG
- the rpmA gene encoding 50S ribosomal protein L27, protein MATKKGASSTSNGRDSEAKRLGVKRFGGQQVKAGEILVRQRGTKFHPGENVGRGGDDTLFALEAGSVQFGIKRKRRIVSIIPAQEQAASATA, encoded by the coding sequence ATGGCAACCAAGAAGGGTGCATCGAGCACCAGCAACGGCCGTGATTCGGAGGCTAAGCGCCTCGGTGTGAAGCGCTTCGGCGGCCAGCAGGTCAAGGCCGGCGAGATCCTGGTCCGTCAGCGCGGCACCAAGTTCCACCCGGGCGAGAACGTCGGCCGCGGTGGCGACGATACGCTGTTCGCGCTCGAGGCCGGCTCCGTCCAGTTCGGCATTAAGCGCAAGCGCCGCATCGTCAGCATCATTCCGGCGCAGGAGCAGGCGGCGTCCGCCACCGCTTAA
- the rplU gene encoding 50S ribosomal protein L21, with amino-acid sequence MYAIVKTGGKQYKVAEGDLVKVEKIEGEPGAAVALTPVLLVDGADVKSKADDLAKVSIDAEIVEQTKGKKIDIMKYKNKTGYKRRLGHRQPLTVLKINGIK; translated from the coding sequence ATGTACGCGATCGTCAAGACCGGCGGTAAGCAGTACAAGGTTGCCGAAGGTGACCTTGTCAAGGTCGAGAAGATCGAGGGGGAGCCGGGCGCTGCCGTGGCTCTCACCCCCGTTCTGCTCGTCGACGGCGCCGACGTGAAGTCGAAGGCCGACGATCTGGCCAAGGTCTCCATCGACGCCGAAATCGTCGAGCAGACCAAGGGTAAAAAGATCGACATCATGAAGTACAAGAATAAGACCGGTTACAAGCGTCGTCTGGGTCACCGCCAGCCGCTGACCGTTCTGAAGATCAACGGCATCAAGTAA
- a CDS encoding translation initiation factor IF-2 N-terminal domain-containing protein gives MANTTTPLPTSLVDLDRESITESMRVYTLAKKLGVTSRELTAALKDMGLNKVAQSALSPKEINALIDAQAKQADSAEQGKPEPQEKPAKKATRKRAAKKTTKKKPASAEDEEKLRERVRKNVANEIHQLEEKVEAELAEAAESAQGTTDEPLEDITPNITPAPQASPSAKLAPVFVAPGEQDELDVEDLDEDDEPDNEQPHATKGSTRLEAKRRRRSEMREAGRRAKPIVSQAEFLARRESVERTMVVRERARHDGPGQITQVGVLEDDLLVEHFVTTEAQKSIIGNIYLGRVQNVLASMEAAFIDIGTGRNGVLYSSEVDWRSTGEGANRSRRIEQVLHSGDQVLVQVTKDPLGHKGPRLTTQISLAGRYLVYVPGGRSAGISRKLPGPERKRLKKILSNVIPGKGGAIIRTAAENVSEEAIATDVRRLHDTWEDIRTRSEQEKNSKGAKPVTLYEEPDMLVKVVRDLFNDDFSKLVVDGRRPWNTIQAYVHSVAPDLEDRLERYDGEGDAFEKYRIDEQIQKALAEKVWLPSGGHLIIQRTEAMVVIDVNTGKFTGSGGNLEETVTRNNLEAAEEIVRQMRLRDLGGMIVVDFIDMVLPENRDLVLRRLKEALGRDRTRHQVSEVTSLGLVQMTRKRLGTGLLETFSTPCKCCGGRGLILHDDPVDERDDEHPSERRRAKKQSRQRQREHDSEDKDSASLEEMAASVIADDSDEEPRPPKRSSRRRGRRGGSRGRGREREQEQEQEQERSEVGQIASEAVDRAKREDPDDHDESFEQAVADYENSPRRKRKTRGNSRSDHRPEKPEPEKPASSPRRRERRRAVRRSGGRASAPSRSEQRQQSQLEQPSQSKPQKSRGRRRAVRRATRRRS, from the coding sequence GTGGCGAATACGACCACCCCTTTGCCGACCTCATTGGTAGACCTCGACCGCGAGTCCATCACCGAATCCATGAGGGTCTACACCCTGGCGAAGAAGCTCGGGGTGACCTCGCGGGAGCTGACCGCAGCGCTGAAGGATATGGGCCTGAACAAGGTCGCCCAGTCCGCGCTGAGCCCGAAGGAAATCAACGCGCTCATCGACGCCCAAGCGAAGCAGGCCGATTCCGCGGAGCAGGGAAAGCCCGAACCGCAGGAGAAGCCCGCCAAGAAGGCCACCCGGAAGCGGGCGGCGAAGAAGACCACGAAGAAGAAGCCCGCCAGCGCCGAGGACGAAGAGAAACTGCGCGAGCGCGTGCGCAAGAACGTCGCCAACGAGATTCACCAGCTCGAAGAGAAGGTCGAAGCTGAGCTCGCCGAGGCCGCCGAGTCCGCCCAGGGCACCACCGATGAGCCGCTGGAGGACATCACCCCGAATATCACCCCGGCGCCGCAGGCCAGCCCGTCCGCGAAGTTAGCACCGGTGTTCGTCGCCCCCGGCGAGCAGGATGAGCTCGACGTCGAGGACCTCGATGAGGACGACGAGCCGGACAACGAGCAGCCGCACGCCACGAAGGGCTCGACGCGCCTGGAGGCGAAGCGTCGTCGCCGCAGCGAGATGCGCGAAGCCGGCCGGCGGGCGAAGCCGATCGTCTCCCAGGCCGAGTTCTTGGCGCGCCGCGAGTCCGTCGAGCGCACGATGGTCGTGCGCGAGCGCGCCCGCCACGACGGCCCCGGCCAGATCACCCAGGTCGGCGTCTTAGAAGATGACCTGCTTGTCGAGCACTTCGTGACCACCGAGGCGCAGAAGTCGATAATCGGCAACATCTACCTAGGCCGGGTCCAAAACGTCCTGGCCTCGATGGAGGCGGCCTTCATCGACATCGGCACCGGGCGCAACGGCGTGCTCTATTCCTCGGAGGTCGACTGGCGCTCCACCGGGGAGGGGGCGAATCGCAGCCGCCGCATCGAGCAGGTGCTGCACTCCGGTGATCAGGTGCTCGTGCAGGTCACGAAGGACCCGCTCGGCCACAAGGGGCCGCGGCTGACCACCCAGATCTCGCTGGCCGGGCGTTACCTCGTCTACGTGCCGGGCGGGCGCAGCGCGGGGATCTCCCGCAAGCTGCCCGGGCCGGAGCGCAAGCGTTTGAAGAAGATCCTCAGCAACGTCATCCCGGGCAAGGGCGGGGCGATCATCCGCACCGCCGCCGAGAACGTCTCGGAGGAGGCGATCGCCACCGACGTGCGCCGCCTCCATGACACGTGGGAAGACATCCGCACCCGCTCCGAGCAGGAGAAAAACAGCAAGGGCGCCAAGCCGGTCACCCTCTACGAGGAGCCGGACATGCTCGTCAAGGTCGTCCGCGACCTGTTCAACGACGACTTCTCGAAGCTCGTCGTCGACGGCCGCCGCCCCTGGAACACCATCCAGGCCTACGTGCACTCGGTCGCCCCGGACCTCGAGGACCGCCTCGAGCGTTACGACGGCGAGGGCGACGCCTTCGAGAAGTACCGCATCGACGAACAGATCCAGAAGGCGCTAGCGGAGAAGGTGTGGCTGCCCTCCGGCGGGCACCTGATCATCCAGCGTACCGAAGCGATGGTGGTCATCGACGTCAACACCGGCAAGTTCACCGGCTCGGGCGGCAACCTCGAGGAGACCGTCACCCGCAACAACCTCGAGGCCGCCGAGGAGATCGTCCGCCAGATGCGCCTGCGCGATCTGGGCGGCATGATCGTCGTCGACTTCATCGACATGGTTCTGCCCGAAAACCGGGACCTCGTGCTGCGCCGCCTCAAGGAGGCGCTCGGCCGCGACCGCACCCGCCACCAGGTCTCCGAGGTCACCTCGCTCGGCCTGGTGCAGATGACCCGCAAGCGCCTGGGCACCGGCCTGCTCGAGACCTTCTCCACCCCGTGTAAGTGCTGTGGCGGCCGCGGGCTCATCCTGCACGACGACCCCGTCGACGAGCGTGACGACGAGCACCCCTCCGAGCGCCGCCGCGCCAAGAAACAGTCCCGCCAACGCCAGCGCGAGCACGACTCCGAGGACAAGGACTCCGCAAGCCTCGAGGAGATGGCGGCCTCCGTCATCGCCGACGACAGCGACGAAGAACCGCGCCCGCCAAAGCGCTCCTCGCGCCGCCGCGGTCGCCGCGGGGGCAGCCGAGGCCGCGGACGCGAGCGCGAGCAGGAGCAGGAGCAGGAGCAGGAGCGCAGCGAGGTCGGGCAGATCGCCTCCGAGGCCGTCGACCGCGCCAAGCGGGAGGACCCGGACGATCACGACGAGAGTTTCGAGCAGGCCGTTGCGGACTACGAGAACTCGCCGCGGCGCAAGCGCAAGACCCGCGGTAACTCGCGCTCGGATCACCGGCCCGAGAAACCCGAGCCCGAGAAGCCGGCCTCCTCGCCGCGCCGCCGGGAACGCCGCCGCGCCGTGCGGCGTAGTGGCGGGCGGGCGTCGGCGCCGTCGAGAAGCGAGCAGCGCCAGCAGAGTCAGCTGGAACAGCCCAGCCAGTCGAAGCCGCAGAAGTCCCGGGGACGCCGCCGGGCCGTGCGACGGGCGACGCGGCGCCGTTCCTAG
- a CDS encoding TetR/AcrR family transcriptional regulator gives MNAAGGRRPRQTRATEKKRLILEAAIMLMLDKGLASVTHRQVAHGAGVPVGSIGYYFNSRGELLLRAVEEIGARRQQKAAELIDAAAPASTAVLARDLVEIYSFGDSTRLLGWLGATVDCVRESEDLRLMLCQHRTQKVRDFRTYLEAAGRPEASAELLVMLIDGALVRSAVEGAIGSAAVDTAVEALVRELDG, from the coding sequence ATGAATGCGGCAGGAGGGCGCCGGCCCCGGCAGACGCGAGCGACCGAGAAGAAGCGATTAATTCTCGAGGCCGCCATCATGCTTATGCTGGACAAAGGCCTTGCGAGCGTGACTCACCGTCAGGTAGCCCACGGCGCTGGGGTGCCAGTCGGCTCGATTGGTTATTATTTCAACTCTCGTGGCGAATTACTATTGCGCGCTGTGGAGGAGATCGGCGCCCGGCGCCAGCAGAAGGCGGCAGAGCTTATCGACGCCGCCGCCCCCGCCAGCACCGCCGTCCTCGCGAGAGACCTCGTCGAGATCTACTCTTTCGGCGACAGCACCAGGCTGCTCGGCTGGCTCGGCGCCACCGTCGATTGCGTGCGCGAATCCGAGGACTTACGCCTCATGCTCTGCCAGCACCGCACCCAGAAGGTGCGCGACTTCCGGACCTACCTCGAGGCCGCCGGCAGGCCGGAGGCCTCCGCCGAGTTGTTAGTCATGCTTATCGACGGCGCCCTCGTCCGCAGCGCCGTCGAGGGGGCCATCGGCTCCGCGGCCGTCGATACCGCGGTGGAGGCGCTGGTCCGCGAGCTCGACGGCTAA
- the ndk gene encoding nucleoside-diphosphate kinase → MTERTLILIKPDGVANGHVGEIISRIERKGLKLAELDLRTADRETAEKHYAEHKDKPFFGELVDFITSAPLIAGIVEGERAIEAWRQLAGGTDPVSKATPGTIRGDFALTVGENIVHGSDSPESAEREIAIWFPNL, encoded by the coding sequence ATGACTGAACGTACTCTGATCCTGATCAAGCCCGACGGTGTCGCCAACGGTCACGTTGGCGAGATCATCTCCCGTATCGAGCGCAAGGGCCTCAAGCTCGCCGAGCTGGACCTGCGCACCGCGGACCGCGAGACCGCTGAGAAGCACTACGCCGAGCACAAGGACAAGCCTTTCTTCGGCGAGCTCGTCGACTTCATCACCTCCGCCCCGCTGATCGCCGGCATCGTTGAAGGCGAGCGCGCCATCGAGGCGTGGCGCCAGCTCGCCGGTGGCACCGACCCGGTCTCCAAGGCCACCCCGGGCACCATCCGCGGCGACTTCGCCCTGACCGTCGGCGAGAACATCGTCCATGGTTCGGATTCCCCGGAGTCCGCTGAGCGGGAGATCGCTATCTGGTTCCCGAACCTCTAA
- a CDS encoding pirin family protein, with amino-acid sequence MSTTDAAPVEIITARNVPLGGPRAMTVRRTLPQRQRSLIGAFCFIDHYGPDDVSRTGGMDVAPHPHTGLQTVSWLFDGHITHHDSGDHHAVVRPGEVNLMTAGAGICHSEVSTQSTTTLHGVQLWTVLPDSARHGERRFDHHRPTPVSFDGGKALVFIGSLLGYRSPVATFSPLVAAEIRLDGHGSLTLDVDPAFEHGLLVDAGDIALEGVSVAESELAYTGVGERRLRISNRSPQRARMVLIGGEPFTEDVVMWWNFIGRSHDEIVAYRAEWEDHAARFGRTDGYIAHHPEGLDRLPAPRLPNAVIRPRKNPKPVARPERRID; translated from the coding sequence ATGTCCACCACCGACGCCGCCCCAGTCGAGATCATCACCGCCCGCAACGTCCCGCTCGGCGGCCCGCGCGCCATGACCGTGCGCCGCACCCTGCCGCAGCGGCAGCGCTCACTCATCGGTGCATTCTGCTTCATCGATCATTATGGCCCCGACGACGTCTCCCGCACCGGCGGCATGGACGTCGCCCCGCACCCCCATACCGGGTTGCAGACGGTCTCCTGGCTTTTCGACGGCCACATCACCCATCACGACTCCGGCGACCACCACGCCGTCGTCCGCCCCGGGGAGGTCAATCTCATGACCGCCGGCGCCGGCATCTGCCACTCGGAGGTCTCCACGCAGTCCACCACGACCCTGCACGGCGTGCAGCTGTGGACGGTCCTGCCGGATTCTGCCCGCCACGGAGAGCGCCGCTTCGATCACCACCGCCCCACCCCGGTGTCCTTCGACGGCGGCAAGGCGCTCGTCTTTATCGGCTCCTTGCTCGGATATCGCTCGCCGGTGGCGACGTTTAGCCCGCTGGTGGCCGCCGAGATCCGCCTGGACGGCCACGGCAGTCTCACACTCGACGTCGATCCCGCCTTCGAACACGGCCTGCTCGTGGACGCCGGCGACATCGCCCTCGAAGGTGTGAGCGTCGCCGAAAGCGAGCTCGCCTACACCGGGGTCGGCGAACGCCGCCTGCGCATTTCCAACCGCTCCCCGCAGCGCGCCCGGATGGTGCTCATAGGCGGCGAGCCCTTCACGGAGGACGTCGTCATGTGGTGGAACTTCATCGGCCGCAGCCACGACGAGATCGTCGCCTACCGCGCCGAGTGGGAGGACCACGCCGCACGCTTCGGGCGTACCGACGGCTACATCGCCCACCACCCCGAAGGCCTCGACCGGCTGCCCGCGCCGAGACTGCCCAACGCCGTGATCCGGCCCCGCAAGAACCCGAAGCCCGTCGCCCGCCCCGAGCGCCGCATCGATTAA
- a CDS encoding FN3 domain-containing metallophosphoesterase family protein — translation MLRTRLALTAVAAVAAGAVATPIALAHDGTRVQNLVLGVGADETSANFNWSAPGLQQEYLQIAPTTTFDGTEFPVDAATTIPAERGGLTIREARYPRTAEISGLEENTAYVYRAGSERSGWSAPYTFTTGTFGDEWEFSFFGDPQIGASQMAMSSARVDDGGSWERTAAAIGERHPDSSLWLSAGDQVDFFLDGQIQQHEYSLFFTPDELRENRFAANRGNHDVSKAYSEAFNLPNSTATGIQPHNYFFEHNNVLFVALDSNTITSGELEAQKDFLRSTVENHGADKDWIVVTYHHSTYSQAYHQTDRIVQDYRHNGMVDLISELGVDVVLAGHDHIHTRSHLMVGNTPQVPEGETGPGDVLTPADNEVLYLTGTSSTGSKYYDFAVAEGRSYEEYPEITTMEQSDAAGLTAEHTAYWIQDRTPDFTQIQVSPETMVLTTYNVADGSVVDQVTLDTSAQ, via the coding sequence ATGCTCCGCACCCGCCTTGCCTTAACCGCGGTGGCCGCCGTGGCCGCCGGCGCCGTCGCCACCCCGATCGCCCTCGCCCACGACGGAACCCGGGTGCAAAACCTCGTGCTCGGCGTCGGCGCCGACGAGACCAGCGCCAACTTCAACTGGTCCGCCCCGGGCCTGCAGCAGGAGTACCTGCAGATCGCCCCGACCACTACCTTCGACGGCACCGAGTTTCCCGTAGACGCCGCCACCACCATCCCCGCCGAGCGCGGCGGGCTGACCATCCGCGAGGCCCGCTACCCGCGCACCGCCGAGATCTCCGGGTTAGAAGAAAACACCGCATACGTCTACCGCGCCGGCTCCGAGCGCAGCGGCTGGAGCGCACCTTATACCTTCACCACCGGCACGTTTGGCGACGAGTGGGAGTTCAGCTTCTTCGGCGACCCACAGATCGGCGCCTCCCAGATGGCCATGAGCTCCGCGCGTGTCGACGACGGCGGCTCCTGGGAGCGCACCGCCGCCGCCATCGGCGAGCGCCACCCGGACAGCTCGCTGTGGCTCTCCGCCGGCGACCAAGTCGACTTCTTCCTCGACGGTCAGATCCAGCAGCATGAGTACTCGCTGTTCTTCACCCCCGATGAGCTGCGCGAGAACCGTTTCGCCGCCAACCGCGGCAACCACGACGTCTCGAAAGCCTACAGCGAGGCGTTCAATCTGCCGAACTCCACCGCCACCGGCATCCAGCCGCACAACTACTTCTTCGAGCACAACAACGTGCTGTTCGTCGCGCTCGACAGCAACACGATCACCTCCGGCGAGCTGGAGGCCCAGAAGGACTTTTTGCGCTCGACCGTGGAAAACCACGGCGCGGATAAGGACTGGATCGTGGTGACCTACCACCACTCCACCTATTCGCAGGCCTACCACCAGACCGACCGGATCGTGCAGGACTACCGCCACAACGGGATGGTCGATCTCATCTCGGAGTTGGGTGTCGACGTCGTGCTCGCCGGCCACGATCACATCCACACCCGTTCGCACCTGATGGTGGGTAACACCCCGCAGGTCCCCGAGGGTGAGACCGGCCCGGGCGATGTGCTCACCCCGGCGGACAACGAGGTGCTCTACCTCACCGGCACCTCGTCGACCGGCTCGAAGTACTATGACTTCGCCGTCGCCGAGGGCCGCTCCTACGAGGAGTACCCCGAGATCACCACCATGGAGCAGTCGGACGCCGCCGGCCTGACCGCCGAGCACACCGCCTACTGGATCCAGGACCGCACCCCGGATTTCACCCAGATCCAGGTGAGCCCGGAGACCATGGTGCTGACCACCTACAACGTCGCCGACGGCAGCGTCGTCGACCAGGTCACGCTCGATACCTCGGCGCAGTAG
- a CDS encoding DUF4233 domain-containing protein, protein MTDETNNYGPLGPGSTPVKDPFKGLRGVLAGVLILEAITIFLALTVILQVDGGQYWTTFNWGFIVVLGTAHVVLAFLQRFDFALPAALVLQAIGFVGGLFVHWSLSAVMFIFLLVWWYVLRLRKNLLERMKRGLLTTQHLGTK, encoded by the coding sequence GTGACGGACGAGACGAATAACTACGGCCCGCTTGGACCCGGATCCACCCCGGTCAAAGACCCCTTCAAGGGCCTGCGCGGCGTGCTCGCCGGCGTGCTCATCCTAGAGGCGATCACGATCTTTCTGGCGCTGACCGTGATCCTCCAGGTCGACGGCGGCCAGTATTGGACCACGTTCAACTGGGGCTTCATCGTCGTGCTCGGCACCGCGCACGTGGTGCTGGCGTTTCTGCAGCGCTTCGACTTCGCCCTGCCGGCCGCCCTAGTACTGCAGGCGATCGGCTTTGTCGGCGGGCTGTTTGTGCACTGGTCGCTGTCCGCCGTGATGTTTATCTTCCTGCTGGTGTGGTGGTACGTGCTGCGCCTGCGCAAAAACCTCCTGGAGCGCATGAAGCGCGGCCTGCTCACCACCCAGCATCTGGGCACTAAGTAG